Sequence from the Mycoplasma cottewii genome:
ATTTTAAATTATTTAACTTTAAAAAAGAAAAACTCACAACGTAGTTGTGAGTAAATATTGTTAAAATAACTAATTTTGGCTTTCTTTGTTTTTTGCTTTTTGATCAGCTGAGTGTTTTTCAGCAGTTGCTTTAATAGAATCTCTTTTAGCAAATTTAGATTTGAATTGTTCAACACGACCAGCATTGTTAACAAATGTTTGAGCCCCAGTGTAGAATGGGTGGCAATTTGAACAAATATCAAGTCTTATTTCTTCTGCTTTAGTTGTACCACATACTCATTCATTAGAACAAGTTGTACAAACGAATTTAGCTTCGTTAAAGTATTTTGGTTGAATATCATTTCTTGGCATAGTCTTTCTCCTTTCGCTATGTTATCATTTCGATATTTGATACGTTATATAGTATATAACAAAATTTAAAAAAATAAAAATTTTAAAGTTAAGATTACTTTAAAATTTTAAATTATCTATGAATTAGAAAAGTTATTAAGCTTTTCCTTTGCATCCAAATCATTCAGTTAATTCTAAGAATGTTGATTTTAATGATTCATATCCAGGTTTTAATAATTTACGTGGATCAAATCCTTTTGTATTATCATCTAAATCTTTACCTGATTCAACATATTTTCTAGTAGCATCTCTAAATGCTAATTGTAATTCAGTATTAACGTTAATTTTTGAAATTCCCATTGAGATTGCTTTTTTAACTTGATCTTGAGGAATTCCTGATCCACCGTGTAATACCATTGGCATATTGCATGCTTGTTGTAATTTTTCTAATGTGTCGAATGATAGTGATTCTCATCAACTTGGATATTTACCGTGAATGTTTCCAATTCCAGCAGCTAACATTGAAATTCCAGTTTTTGAAATTTCTTCAGCTTGTTTTGGATCTGCTAATTCACCTTGTCCAACAACACCGTCTTCTTCTCCACCAATTGAACCAATTTCAGCTTCAACTGAAACTTCGTATTCATCAGCAAATTTAATTAATTCTTTTGTCATTGCTAAGTTTTGTTCATATGGATAGTGTGATCCATCAAACATAACTGATGAATAACCTGCTAAAATACATTTTTTAGCCATTTCAACAGTTTGACCATGATCTAAGTGTAAAGCAACTGGAACAGTAATATCTAAAAAGTCTAATAATCCGTTAACCATTCCAACAACAGTTTCAACTCCACCCATGTATTTAATAGCACCTTCACTAGTTCCTAAAATAACTGGAGTGTTTGAAGCTTGAGCTGCTTCTAAAATAGCTTTTGTTCATTCTAAGTTGTTAATATTAAAGTGCCCAATTGCATATTTATTGGCATGAGCATCTTTTACCATTTGTTTAGCATTAACTAAACGTTTGTGATATAGTTTTGGCATTTTATAATAATCTCCTTACCTTGCGTTTATATAATAATATCATTTAAACAGCTATATTGTTAGCACCTAATATAGCGAAAATATATCGAAGTTTTTAAATAAATAAACTACTTATAAGCAACTGCAAAAAAGTTTTCAACTAATACTTTTACTAATTGATCATCAGCGATACTTTCTTTATCATTAATTAAAAATGAATAATTTTTATGCTTTTTCTCAATTGCTATAAACATAAATGTTCAAGAATGAATATAATCAAGCATTAATAAAGATAGTCTGTAATCATATTCAGGTGAATAACGATGAGAATTCTTTAATTTTTCAATCTTTTTAACAAAATAAGCATTAGTATTTTTTACTCTTCATGATAAAAATGTATTTTTATTCTTATATAAAAGTTTAAAATCTTTGTATTCAGAATTTGAGATAAATTTTTCTTTTATTTCTTTAAAATGTTTTTCGACTTTATCGCGATTTTTTTCAGCAATAGAATCAACACTTTGAAATACTTTAAATAAACAAAATATTAAAATAATAAAAGATAAAAAGTTTGTAGTCAATCATATAACAAAAATTGCAGTTGATCATCATAATGTGTTAGGAATGATAACAAATTTTGAAAGAATAATAAAAACATTTATAATATCAAAATCAGAAAATATATTTATCTTTTCAACTAAATTTGACTCTAAAAAATAAGATATTAAAAGACTAGAAAAATAAATCAATAACATACAACCAACACTAAGTGTTATATATGA
This genomic interval carries:
- the rpmE gene encoding 50S ribosomal protein L31, translating into MPRNDIQPKYFNEAKFVCTTCSNEWVCGTTKAEEIRLDICSNCHPFYTGAQTFVNNAGRVEQFKSKFAKRDSIKATAEKHSADQKAKNKESQN
- the fba gene encoding class II fructose-1,6-bisphosphate aldolase — translated: MPKLYHKRLVNAKQMVKDAHANKYAIGHFNINNLEWTKAILEAAQASNTPVILGTSEGAIKYMGGVETVVGMVNGLLDFLDITVPVALHLDHGQTVEMAKKCILAGYSSVMFDGSHYPYEQNLAMTKELIKFADEYEVSVEAEIGSIGGEEDGVVGQGELADPKQAEEISKTGISMLAAGIGNIHGKYPSWWESLSFDTLEKLQQACNMPMVLHGGSGIPQDQVKKAISMGISKINVNTELQLAFRDATRKYVESGKDLDDNTKGFDPRKLLKPGYESLKSTFLELTEWFGCKGKA